AGCTCAACGTTTTAGGATAATTTTGTgcgatgttgatgttgaaggaagtcaagtttgttccaaAGGTCGGTGGGTCGGTCGTATATCACGCTATGGTTAACGTCAAACGCTGTGAATCCTACGATAACCTCTCCATTGTGTTCTacataatttttttagttttttacgttcattTATAGTTTTTCCATATATCTTCAAGActtagttttgtttgttaaaccATTTTTCCACGTTTaaagattttctttaaaagTATATCAAATATCTTGTTGCCGAAAACACGGTTACATATCAGGTGTATGCTGCTTGCAGTTGATTAGTTCACAGCTGACATTAGCTTAATCATTTCTGAAGAATAAACCCCAGCTATCCGTGTCAAAGTACTCTTGACAAGAAAGGAGTAACAAAGCcattataaaattttgatgCTTATGTGTTGAGCAAAATGACGTGATTTACTATTTCATGTCTAGCCTGACAGGTTGTTGTATAATTTCGCTCTAATAAAAAACTAGTACGAATGCagcttattttttacttttgtttaaaaatttatcagaatttattttgaaatttacttaatttaattttgaaatgaagTGAAAATGAGTACGTGAAGTATAGATACATAGGATCTTTTGTCATTGTTTGCTGCAGATATAGTTTATCGAACATAACTCTGTCGATAATGAATCTTGATGATCACAAATATGTTAAATATACATTTTCTCAAACGGAAATGGATCTTATCAGTCAGATAAGAGAGCTGTGTGATAATAAAGGGAAAGAAATTAAACCAACTGAAActgcaaaattatttcatcAGTTGGGTTTGCTATACATGAAAAAGAAAGATAAACGCAGTCTCATTCGCAGTGCTGCTTTACTAAAAGCAGCAATCATTAGAAAACCCGATAATGTTGATGAGATTGCGACAGATCTGAAAAGTCTTCACCAACTGATACTTGCAGAAAGCTCGGCCATAGAAAGGGATGCAGATTTCAGTCTGATTTCAAATGAGATTCGCAAAAGTGTTGATGAAATGAGGGAATATGTGAAAGAGGAACTTGAAGGTGTGGTGTCCTTGCCCAATGAtcttgatgatgatgatgaaataCATAAACTGCAGGAACAAAAGATGCAGCAAGTTATACACATTCAGGGTAAAGTTAGTGAGAAATTTACTGCCATCATGGATGACGTAACGAAAAATTGCATAAATATACTTGGTAAAACACCTTGTAAGTACGCTGTAGTTGGAATCGGTTCTCTTGCTAAAAAAGAGATTACTCCTTATTCTGACTTTGAAAGTGTTTTAGTGCTTGAAGAAGGTATTCAGAATAGCAGCAAATATGAATCCATTTTAGAATACTTCCGATGGCTGGCGGTGATATCTCAAGTGGTAGTGATTGGTCTGGGTGAAACTAAAATACGAAACGTGGCGATTCCTGGATTAAATCACCTCGACAGTGAAGACGGTGATTGGTTTGTTGATGACTGCACACCTGCTGGCATTTCTTGCGAAGGCATGCTGCCTTATGCTTGCAAAAATCCATTGGGTAGACTTCCTACCAAAACGAAGCCATGGGAAACAGAACTAATTAAGCCTGTCAAAGAAATGGTTAATTACCTTGACTCAGAAATAGATATCAAAGATAATTACAATCTTGCTGACATTTTAACTAGGAGTTGTTTAGTCAGTGGATGCAAAGATTTGTACAGCTCATATCATGTCGAAGTTCAAAACAAGTTGGAATTTCAAAGGAAAAATTCAGCATTTTTCTGGGAACAGTTAAATAAGCAAattgaaaatgataaaaaaaatatccAACCGATTTCCAATTCATTTACATTTATGCGTTGGTTTAGGGGTGGTGAATTTGATGTAAAACGAGCCCTTTATCGTTGCACAACCATCTTTGTTTCTGCAGCTGGTTCATATCACGGCATCGATTCCGCATCAAGTATAGAAATTGTTGATCAGCTGCATGTGAAAGGATTGCTCTCGGCAAAAGAGCTACACGCTCTGAAATGCTCCATTGCTTTTGCCTGTGAAATGCGCTTGAGAATATACACGAAGTATGGAAAACAATTTGATGTTGTCAGTTCTGTGGATGTGAAAAGTGTAATTGTACGCGCTGGAATTCGAAGCTTGTTTGATTATTTCATGACGATAAAttccttgcaaaaagttgattttcaaAATTGCCCGCTCTTTTTAAACGTTGAGCAACTTGAGCTTATTCCTCTCACTTTTCTAAACGTGGTGTCTTTTACTTCGGGCATAGAGAAAGAGACCAttccatttttaaaatcgaagTTGCGTAAGATTTCAGGAACAATGGCCACACAAATATCAGCAGAAATTGATTTTACTGCACAACTTGCTCAGCTCGATACACTTACTATTCTTGGCAAATGTCTGCACGATTCGAAATCTTTTGAGGAGGCGCTTGCTGAATTTGAAGCTTGTGTTCGCAGTACTGTTTATGAAGACAAGTTTGATTCTAATGCTTATGCTGAgcaattgaaaacaaaatttaaccttttgtatttttattgtggTATGAGCACCGAGATGATTGAGTTATTTGAACTTTTTAACATTGAGGCGTTTATAAATGCATTTGATGTTCTTAAGCTCCCTATCCAAAGCCAATGGAAATACATTATATTTGGAAAGGCCCTATTCGACCTTCGTGAGAAATACATgaaaaaatatcaaagtttAGACAACAATCCGGAGCAACTCACTTCAGCGTCAGAAAAACTGGTGCGTCGTGGAATGGAGCAGGAAAAATACTTTGGTGTACTGAGATTTCTTGCAAACCGCGTTTTAGGAATGGTATTAGATGGCGCTTCTTACGCTGAAAAATATGGAATGTCCGCTGCAGATATTCGTTATTTCTCTGGTGTATGCTTCTTTAATCTTTCTCGTTACGATGAAGCGtcatattatttcaaaaaatcgCTCGAAGATGCATTCGACTTCCCAGCACACAAAAACTGTCTTTATTACCTAAGCCAGTGTTTCCGAGAACTTGGTAAAGAAGATGAAGCAaattattatcagaaaaaCTACGATGATTTCGAGCAGTATTGCCAAAGTGAAGCAAACATGCTGCAGGAATCAACAAAGTCACAATATTCGTTTATCGCActtcttaaaaatattttcaaagatCTGCTGACAGATGCTGGGCAAGGTTCACATGTTAATAGCATCGAGGATGAAAGTGATGAATCATCATCAAATGGTGATGATGATAATGATggagttttatttaatataatcTTTCAAGACATCGCAAAAGATCTACAGAATTTTAATGATGTCTTTACAGAATCCTTTCCGGCCTTATTTTCTTTGATCAAGGCTGCATTTCCACTTTTAGATTCTTTCAACAACGAAAAGTTGGAAACTTTGATTTTGTCAGAAATTGATGATGATAGTACGCCAGCCCAGCAGATGAGGGTggtcaaaaattattttcaaaaatcttttccAGCTTTATTTCCCTTTCTTGAGATAGGTTTTACATTAGTTGCTTCCTTGCCCGATAGTTCTTCATCTTCTTCGTCTTGGGAAGATGAATTTGAAAGTGATGAACTTGATTAATGACCAAACTTTCTTCAAAGTAAACATTACAGCCGTTTGCAAGTGAAAGCAATaatgcaatttattttctCTAAAACGTGGCTGCGCCAAAACGTTCGCTTTCTGAAATTGGCTATTAATGTAGATTTACACTATTGTATGATT
Above is a window of Clavelina lepadiformis chromosome 8, kaClaLepa1.1, whole genome shotgun sequence DNA encoding:
- the LOC143468641 gene encoding uncharacterized protein LOC143468641, with protein sequence MNLDDHKYVKYTFSQTEMDLISQIRELCDNKGKEIKPTETAKLFHQLGLLYMKKKDKRSLIRSAALLKAAIIRKPDNVDEIATDLKSLHQLILAESSAIERDADFSLISNEIRKSVDEMREYVKEELEGVVSLPNDLDDDDEIHKLQEQKMQQVIHIQEYFRWLAVISQVVVIGLGETKIRNVAIPGLNHLDSEDGDWFVDDCTPAGISCEGMLPYACKNPLGRLPTKTKPWETELIKPVKEMVNYLDSEIDIKDNYNLADILTRSCLVSGCKDLYSSYHVEVQNKLEFQRKNSAFFWEQLNKQIENDKKNIQPISNSFTFMRWFRGGEFDVKRALYRCTTIFVSAAGSYHGIDSASSIEIVDQLHVKGLLSAKELHALKCSIAFACEMRLRIYTKYGKQFDVVSSVDVKSVIVRAGIRSLFDYFMTINSLQKVDFQNCPLFLNVEQLELIPLTFLNVVSFTSGIEKETIPFLKSKLRKISGTMATQISAEIDFTAQLAQLDTLTILGKCLHDSKSFEEALAEFEACVRSTVYEDKFDSNAYAEQLKTKFNLLYFYCGMSTEMIELFELFNIEAFINAFDVLKLPIQSQWKYIIFGKALFDLREKYMKKYQSLDNNPEQLTSASEKLVRRGMEQEKYFGVLRFLANRVLGMVLDGASYAEKYGMSAADIRYFSGVCFFNLSRYDEASYYFKKSLEDAFDFPAHKNCLYYLSQCFRELGKEDEANYYQKNYDDFEQYCQSEANMLQESTKSQYSFIALLKNIFKDLLTDAGQGSHVNSIEDESDESSSNGDDDNDGVLFNIIFQDIAKDLQNFNDVFTESFPALFSLIKAAFPLLDSFNNEKLETLILSEIDDDSTPAQQMRVVKNYFQKSFPALFPFLEIGFTLVASLPDSSSSSSSWEDEFESDELD